One Delphinus delphis chromosome 3, mDelDel1.2, whole genome shotgun sequence genomic region harbors:
- the DNAJB1 gene encoding dnaJ homolog subfamily B member 1, with the protein MGKDYYQTLGLARGASDEEIKRAYRRQALRYHPDKNKEPGAEEKFKEIAEAYDVLSDPRKREIFDRYGEEGLKGSGPSGGSSGGANGTSFSYTFHGDPHAMFAEFFGGRNPFDTFFGQRNGEEGMDIDDPFSGFPMGMGGFTNMNFGRSRPAQEPTRRKQDPPVTHDLRVSLEEIYSGCTKKMKISHKRLNPDGKSIRNEDKILTIEVKRGWKEGTKITFPKEGDQTSNNIPADIVFVLKDKPHNIFKRDGSDVIYPARITLREALCGCTVNVPTLDGRTIPVVFKDVIRPGMRRKVPGEGLPLPKMPEKRGDLIIEFEVIFPERIPQTSRTVLEQVLPI; encoded by the exons ATGGGCAAGGACTATTACCAGACGCTGGGCCTGGCCCGCGGTGCGTCGGATGAGGAGATCAAGAGGGCCTACCGTCGCCAGGCGCTGCGTTACCACCCGGACAAGAACAAGGAGCCCGGCGCCGAGGAGAAGTTCAAGGAGATCGCCGAGGCCTACGACGTGCTCAGCGACCCGCGCAAGCGCGAGATCTTCGACCGCTACGGGGAGGAAG GCCTAAAGGGCAGTGGCCCCAGTGGCGGGAGCAGCGGTGGTGCTAACGGTACCTCTTTCAGCTACACATTCCATGGAGACCCTCACGCCATGTTTGCTGAGTTCTTCGGTGGCCGAAATCCCTTTGACACCTTTTTTGGGCAGCGCAACGGGGAGGAAGGCATGGACATCGATGACCCATTCTCAGGCTTCCCCATGGGCATGGGTGGCTTCACCAACATGAACTTTGGCCGCTCCCGCCCTGCCCAAGAGCCCACCCGAAGGAAGCAAGATCCCCCTGTCACCCATGACCTCAGGGTATCACTTGAAGAGATCTATAGCGGCTgtaccaagaaaatgaaaatctctcATAAGCGGCTGAACCCTGATGGAAAGAGCATTCGCAACGAAGACAAAATCTTGACCATTGAAGTGAAGCGGGGGTGGAAAGAAGGGACCAAAATCACCTTCCCCAAGGAAGGAGACCAGACCTCCAACAACATTCCAGCCGACATCGTCTTTGTTTTAAAGGACAAGCCACACAATATCTTTAAGAGAGATGGCTCTGATGTCATTTACCCAGCCAGGATCACCCTTCGCGAG GCTCTGTGTGGCTGTACAGTGAATGTCCCAACTCTGGACGGCAGGACCATACCTGTTGTATTCAAAGATGTCATCAGGCCTGGCATGCGGCGAAAAGTTCCTGGAGAAGGACTTCCTCTCCCCAAAATGCCCGAGAAACGTGGAGACCTTATTATTGAGTTTGAAGTGATCTTCCCCGAGAGGATTCCCCAGACGTCAAGAACCGTTCTTGAGCAGGTTCTTCCGATATAG